The proteins below are encoded in one region of Rhizobacter sp.:
- the rpsG gene encoding 30S ribosomal protein S7, whose translation MPRRREVPKRDILPDPKFNSVELSKFMNVIMESGKKAVAERIIYGALDQVEKKSGKDPLEIFNVALNNIKPMVEVKSRRVGGANYQVPVEVRPVRRVALAMRWLKESARKRGEKSMAQRLANELLEAVEGRGGAMKKRDEVHRMAEANKAFSHFRF comes from the coding sequence ATGCCTCGTCGTCGCGAAGTCCCCAAACGGGACATCCTCCCCGATCCGAAGTTCAACTCGGTCGAGCTCTCCAAGTTCATGAACGTGATCATGGAGTCCGGCAAGAAGGCCGTGGCCGAACGCATCATTTACGGTGCCCTCGACCAGGTCGAGAAGAAGTCGGGCAAGGACCCGCTCGAGATCTTCAACGTCGCGCTGAACAACATCAAGCCGATGGTCGAAGTGAAGTCACGCCGCGTCGGCGGTGCGAACTACCAAGTTCCCGTGGAAGTTCGCCCCGTGCGCCGCGTGGCCCTGGCCATGCGCTGGTTGAAGGAATCGGCGCGCAAGCGTGGTGAGAAGTCGATGGCCCAGCGTCTGGCCAACGAACTGCTGGAGGCCGTCGAAGGCCGCGGCGGTGCGATGAAGAAGCGCGACGAAGTGCACCGCATGGCAGAAGCCAACAAGGCGTTCTCTCACTTCCGCTTCTAA
- the rpsL gene encoding 30S ribosomal protein S12 codes for MPTINQLVRKGRETEATKSKSPAMQGGPQRRGVCTRVYTTTPKKPNSALRKVAKVRLTNGFEVISYIGGEGHNLQEHSVVLVRGGRVKDLPGVRYHIVRGSLDLQGVKDRKQARSKYGAKRPKKA; via the coding sequence ATGCCAACCATCAACCAACTCGTGCGCAAAGGTCGTGAGACCGAAGCCACGAAGTCCAAGTCGCCTGCGATGCAGGGCGGCCCGCAGCGCCGCGGCGTCTGCACTCGTGTGTACACCACGACGCCGAAGAAGCCGAACTCGGCCCTTCGTAAAGTCGCCAAGGTGCGCCTGACCAACGGGTTCGAGGTCATCTCGTACATCGGCGGCGAAGGCCACAACCTGCAAGAACACAGCGTCGTGCTCGTGCGCGGCGGCCGTGTGAAGGACCTCCCCGGCGTGCGTTACCACATCGTCCGTGGCTCGCTCGACCTGCAAGGCGTGAAAGACCGCAAGCAGGCTCGTTCGAAGTACGGCGCGAAGCGCCCGAAGAAGGCCTGA
- a CDS encoding putative toxin-antitoxin system toxin component, PIN family, translating into MDATLLKPAVVLDTNVVLDWLVFRNADGQALFGAIERRELRWLVTDAMHDELLHVLGRGVAASYRPDLSRINESWRLLSETIRAPEPQGDAGRLRCTDTDDQKFIDLAVAEARWLISRDRAVLKLARRAGRLGLQVIPPGRWQLT; encoded by the coding sequence TTGGACGCAACTCTTCTGAAGCCGGCGGTGGTGCTGGACACGAACGTCGTGCTGGACTGGCTGGTGTTCCGCAACGCGGACGGCCAAGCGCTTTTTGGCGCGATCGAGCGCCGCGAGCTGCGCTGGCTGGTGACGGACGCCATGCACGATGAACTCCTGCACGTCCTCGGTCGAGGCGTGGCCGCGAGCTACCGGCCCGATCTGTCCAGAATCAACGAAAGTTGGCGCCTGCTTTCTGAGACGATTCGCGCACCTGAGCCACAGGGTGACGCGGGTCGCTTGCGCTGCACCGACACCGACGACCAGAAGTTCATCGACCTGGCGGTCGCCGAAGCCCGTTGGCTGATCAGCCGCGACCGGGCGGTGCTGAAGCTCGCTCGCCGCGCGGGGCGACTGGGTCTGCAGGTGATTCCTCCCGGTCGCTGGCAGCTGACATGA
- the fusA gene encoding elongation factor G: MARKTPIERYRNIGISAHIDAGKTTTTERILFYTGVNHKIGEVHDGAATMDWMEQEQERGITITSAATTCFWKGMELNHPEHRINIIDTPGHVDFTIEVERSMRVLDGACMVYCAVGGVQPQSETVWRQANKYKVPRLAFVNKMDRTGANFYKVYDQMKVRLKANPVPIVIPIGAEDNFTGVVDLIKMKAIIWDEASQGMKFDYKDIPADLQADAQKWRENMLEAAAESSEELMNKYLESGDLSEAEIKQGIRTRTIATEIQPMLCGTAFKNKGVQRMLDAVIDFMPSPIDIPPVPGTDEDEKTVTRKADDNEKFAALAFKLMTDPYVGQLTFVRVYSGVLKSGDSVYNPIRGKKERIGRILQMHANQREEIKEILAGDIAACVGLKDVTTGETLCDPEHVITLEKMVFPEPVISQAVEPKTKADQEKMGIALGRLAAEDPSFRLRTDEESGQTIISGMGELHLEIIVDRMKREFGVEANVGKPQVAYRETIRKSVSDVEGKFVRQSGGKGQYGHVVLTVEPQEPGKGFEFVDAIKGGVVPREFIPAVKKGVEDTLPNGVLAGFPVVDVKVTLTFGSYHEVDSNENAFKMAASMGFKDGMRKASPVILEPMMAVEVETPEDYAGNVMGDLSSRRGMVQGMDDMPGGGKIIKAEVPMSEMFGYSTTLRSMSQGRATYTMEFKHYSEAPKNVADAIITARGTK, encoded by the coding sequence ATGGCCCGCAAGACCCCCATCGAGCGCTATCGCAACATCGGCATCTCGGCGCACATCGACGCCGGCAAGACGACGACCACCGAGCGCATCCTGTTCTACACCGGCGTGAACCACAAGATCGGCGAGGTGCACGACGGCGCCGCCACGATGGACTGGATGGAGCAGGAGCAAGAGCGCGGCATCACGATCACGTCAGCCGCGACGACCTGCTTCTGGAAGGGCATGGAGCTCAACCACCCCGAGCACCGCATCAACATCATCGACACCCCCGGGCACGTCGACTTCACCATTGAAGTCGAGCGCTCGATGCGCGTGCTCGACGGCGCTTGCATGGTGTACTGCGCCGTGGGTGGCGTGCAGCCCCAGTCGGAAACCGTCTGGCGCCAGGCCAACAAGTACAAGGTGCCCCGCCTCGCGTTCGTCAACAAGATGGACCGCACCGGCGCGAACTTCTACAAGGTCTACGACCAGATGAAGGTTCGCCTGAAGGCCAACCCCGTGCCCATCGTGATCCCCATCGGCGCCGAAGACAACTTCACCGGCGTGGTCGACCTCATCAAGATGAAGGCCATCATCTGGGACGAAGCCTCCCAGGGCATGAAGTTCGACTACAAGGACATCCCGGCCGACCTGCAGGCCGACGCGCAGAAATGGCGCGAGAACATGCTCGAAGCCGCGGCTGAGTCCAGCGAAGAGCTGATGAACAAGTACCTCGAGTCGGGTGACTTGAGCGAAGCCGAGATCAAGCAGGGCATCCGCACCCGCACGATCGCGACCGAGATTCAGCCGATGCTGTGCGGTACCGCCTTCAAGAACAAGGGCGTGCAGCGCATGCTCGACGCGGTGATCGACTTCATGCCGTCGCCGATCGACATCCCGCCAGTGCCGGGCACCGACGAAGATGAAAAGACCGTCACCCGCAAGGCCGACGACAACGAGAAGTTCGCCGCGCTGGCCTTCAAGCTGATGACCGACCCGTATGTCGGTCAGCTGACCTTCGTGCGTGTGTACTCCGGCGTGCTGAAGTCGGGCGACTCGGTCTACAACCCGATCCGCGGCAAGAAGGAGCGCATCGGCCGGATCCTGCAGATGCACGCCAACCAGCGTGAAGAAATCAAGGAAATTCTGGCCGGCGACATCGCCGCCTGCGTGGGCCTGAAGGACGTCACCACCGGTGAAACGCTGTGTGACCCCGAGCACGTCATCACGCTCGAGAAGATGGTCTTCCCGGAGCCGGTGATCTCGCAGGCCGTCGAGCCCAAGACCAAGGCCGACCAGGAAAAGATGGGCATCGCCCTCGGCCGTCTGGCCGCGGAAGACCCCTCGTTCCGCCTGCGCACCGACGAAGAATCGGGCCAGACCATCATCTCCGGCATGGGCGAGCTGCACCTGGAAATCATCGTCGACCGCATGAAGCGCGAGTTCGGCGTGGAAGCCAACGTGGGCAAGCCGCAGGTGGCCTACCGCGAAACCATCCGCAAGTCGGTGAGCGACGTCGAAGGCAAGTTCGTGCGCCAGTCGGGCGGCAAGGGCCAGTACGGCCACGTCGTGCTGACCGTCGAGCCGCAGGAGCCGGGCAAGGGCTTCGAGTTCGTCGACGCCATCAAGGGTGGTGTCGTGCCGCGCGAATTCATCCCCGCAGTGAAGAAGGGCGTGGAAGACACGCTGCCGAACGGCGTGCTGGCCGGCTTCCCGGTGGTCGACGTGAAGGTCACGCTGACCTTCGGTTCGTACCACGAGGTGGACTCGAACGAAAACGCGTTCAAGATGGCCGCCTCGATGGGCTTCAAGGACGGCATGCGCAAGGCCAGCCCCGTGATTCTCGAGCCGATGATGGCCGTGGAAGTGGAAACGCCGGAAGACTACGCCGGCAACGTGATGGGTGACCTGTCGTCCCGCCGCGGCATGGTGCAGGGCATGGACGACATGCCTGGTGGCGGCAAGATCATCAAGGCCGAAGTCCCGATGTCGGAAATGTTCGGCTACTCGACCACGCTGCGCTCGATGTCGCAAGGCCGTGCCACGTACACGATGGAGTTCAAGCACTACAGCGAAGCTCCGAAGAACGTGGCCGACGCGATCATCACCGCGCGCGGCACGAAGTAA
- the rpoC gene encoding DNA-directed RNA polymerase subunit beta': MKGLLDLFRQFTPDEHFDAIKIGLASPEKIRSWSFGEVKKPETINYRTFKPERDGLFCAKIFGPIKDYECLCGKYKRLKHRGVICEKCGVEVTQTKVRRDRMGHIDLAAPCAHIWFLKSLPSRLGLVLDMTLRDIERVLYFEAYVVVDPGMTPLKKFSIMSEDDYDAKRTEFGDEFVALMGAEGVQRLLAEMDLDTEIEKLRGDMTGSELKVKKNSKRLKVMEAFKKSGIKPQWMVMNVLPVLPPDLRPLVPLDGGRFATSDLNDLYRRVINRNNRLARLLELKAPEIIVRNEKRMLQEAVDSLLDNGRRGKAMTGANKRALKSLADMIKGKSGRFRQNLLGKRVDYSGRSVIVVGPTLKLHQCGLPKLMALELFKPFIFSRLEAMGIATTIKAAKKEVESGTPVVWDILEEVIKEHPVMLNRAPTLHRLGIQAFEPVLIEGKAIQLHPLVCAAFNADFDGDQMAVHVPLSIEAQMEARTLMLASNNVLFPANGEPSIVPSQDVVLGLYYATRERINGKGEGIIFSDVVEVQRALDNGQVEITAKISVRLTEWVKDKATGEFKPETKLVDTTVGRALLSEILPKGLPFSNINKALKKKEISRLINTSFRKCGLKETVVFADKLLQSGFRLATRAGISIAIDDMLVPKEKHTLIERAEKEVKEIEQQYVSGLVTAGERYNKVVDIWGKTGDEVGKVMMSQLSKQKTTDRNGKQVDQESFNSIYMMADSGARGSAAQIRQLAGMRGLMAKPDGSIIETPITANFREGLNVLQYFISTHGARKGLADTALKTANSGYLTRRLVDVTQDLVVTEDDCGTQNGMAMRALVEGGEVIESLRDRVLGRVTAIEVQHPETSATLVEPGRMLDEDTLDELEAAGVDEIKVRTALTCDTRFGLCAKCYGRDLGRGGVVNRGEAVGVIAAQSIGEPGTQLTMRTFHIGGAASRAAVASSVDAKSDGNIGFNATMRYVTNGKGDLVVISRSGEIIISDQHGRERERHKVPYGAVLNIKPDQAIKAGTVLANWDPLTRPIITEFAGKAKFENVEEGVTVAKQVDEITGLSTLVVIDPKRRGSTKVVRPQVKLLDVSGAEVKIPGTDHSVTIGFQVGALIQIRDGQDLAPGEVLARIPVEGQKTRDITGGLPRVAELFEARTPKDKGTLAEITGTVSFGKETKGKVRLQITDPEGKVFEELVPKEKNILVHEGQVVNKGESIVDGPADPQDILRLLGIEELARYIVDEVQDVYRLQGVKINDKHIEVIVRQMLRRVQIVNPGDSHYIANEQVERSELLDTNDRLRAEGKQIATHADVLLGITKASLSTDSFISAASFQETTRVLTEAAIMGKRDELRGLKENVIVGRLIPAGTGMAFHEARKVKEELDDAERRAIALEEAAEEMSAVDEAAAAAPAAGGEASE, encoded by the coding sequence ATGAAGGGTTTGCTGGATCTCTTCCGTCAATTCACCCCTGATGAGCATTTCGATGCCATCAAGATCGGCCTGGCCTCGCCCGAGAAGATTCGGTCGTGGTCCTTCGGCGAGGTGAAGAAGCCCGAGACGATCAACTACCGGACTTTCAAGCCGGAACGTGACGGTCTCTTCTGCGCCAAGATCTTCGGGCCGATCAAGGACTACGAGTGCCTGTGCGGCAAGTACAAGCGCCTGAAGCACCGCGGCGTGATCTGCGAAAAGTGCGGCGTCGAAGTCACCCAGACCAAGGTCCGCCGTGACCGCATGGGCCACATCGACCTGGCCGCTCCCTGCGCGCACATCTGGTTCCTGAAGTCGTTGCCGTCGCGCCTCGGCCTCGTGCTCGACATGACGCTGCGCGACATCGAGCGCGTGCTGTACTTCGAAGCCTACGTGGTCGTCGACCCGGGCATGACCCCGCTGAAGAAGTTCAGCATCATGTCGGAAGACGATTACGACGCGAAGCGCACCGAGTTCGGCGACGAGTTCGTGGCCCTGATGGGTGCGGAAGGCGTGCAACGCCTGCTCGCCGAGATGGACCTCGACACCGAGATCGAGAAGCTGCGTGGCGACATGACCGGCTCCGAGCTCAAGGTCAAGAAGAATTCCAAGCGCCTCAAGGTGATGGAAGCCTTCAAGAAGTCGGGCATCAAGCCGCAGTGGATGGTGATGAACGTGCTGCCCGTGCTGCCGCCGGACCTGCGTCCGCTGGTGCCGCTGGACGGCGGCCGTTTCGCCACCTCCGACCTGAACGACCTCTATCGCCGCGTCATCAACCGCAACAACCGTCTCGCGCGTCTGTTGGAGTTGAAGGCCCCCGAGATCATCGTGCGCAACGAAAAGCGCATGCTGCAAGAAGCGGTGGACTCGCTGCTCGACAACGGCCGTCGCGGCAAGGCGATGACCGGTGCCAACAAGCGCGCCCTCAAGTCGCTGGCCGACATGATCAAGGGCAAGTCGGGTCGTTTCCGCCAGAACCTGCTGGGCAAGCGCGTCGACTACTCGGGCCGTTCGGTCATCGTGGTGGGCCCGACGCTCAAGCTGCACCAGTGCGGCCTGCCCAAGCTGATGGCGCTCGAGCTCTTCAAGCCCTTCATCTTCTCGCGCCTGGAAGCCATGGGCATCGCCACCACCATCAAGGCGGCGAAGAAGGAAGTGGAATCGGGCACGCCGGTGGTGTGGGACATCCTTGAAGAAGTCATCAAGGAACACCCGGTCATGCTGAACCGTGCGCCGACGCTGCACCGCCTGGGCATCCAAGCCTTTGAGCCGGTGCTGATCGAAGGCAAGGCGATCCAGCTGCACCCGCTCGTCTGCGCGGCGTTCAACGCCGACTTCGACGGTGACCAGATGGCTGTCCACGTGCCGCTGTCGATCGAAGCGCAGATGGAAGCCCGCACGCTGATGCTGGCCTCCAACAACGTGCTGTTCCCGGCCAACGGCGAACCGTCGATCGTGCCGTCGCAAGACGTGGTGCTGGGCTTGTACTACGCCACCCGCGAGCGCATCAACGGCAAGGGCGAAGGCATCATCTTCTCCGACGTGGTCGAAGTGCAGCGTGCACTCGACAACGGCCAGGTCGAGATCACCGCCAAGATCAGTGTGCGCCTGACCGAGTGGGTGAAGGACAAGGCGACGGGCGAGTTCAAGCCCGAGACCAAGCTCGTCGACACCACCGTCGGCCGTGCTCTGTTGAGCGAGATCCTGCCCAAGGGGTTGCCGTTCTCGAACATCAACAAGGCGCTGAAGAAGAAGGAAATCTCGCGCCTGATCAACACCTCGTTCCGCAAGTGCGGTCTGAAGGAAACGGTGGTCTTCGCCGACAAGCTGCTCCAGTCGGGCTTCCGCCTGGCCACGCGCGCCGGCATCTCGATCGCGATCGACGACATGCTGGTGCCGAAGGAAAAGCACACGCTGATCGAGCGCGCCGAGAAGGAAGTGAAGGAGATCGAGCAGCAGTACGTCTCGGGTCTCGTGACGGCGGGCGAGCGCTACAACAAGGTGGTGGACATCTGGGGCAAGACCGGTGACGAAGTCGGCAAGGTCATGATGTCGCAGCTGTCGAAGCAGAAGACGACCGACCGCAACGGCAAGCAGGTGGACCAGGAGTCGTTCAACTCCATCTACATGATGGCCGACTCGGGTGCTCGTGGCTCTGCCGCGCAGATCCGCCAGCTGGCCGGCATGCGCGGCCTGATGGCCAAGCCGGACGGCTCGATCATCGAGACGCCCATCACGGCGAACTTCCGTGAAGGCCTGAACGTGTTGCAGTACTTCATCTCCACCCACGGTGCTCGTAAGGGCCTGGCGGACACGGCGTTGAAGACCGCGAACTCGGGCTACCTCACGCGCCGTCTGGTCGACGTGACGCAAGATCTGGTGGTCACCGAAGACGACTGCGGCACGCAGAACGGCATGGCGATGCGCGCGCTGGTCGAAGGCGGTGAAGTCATCGAATCGCTGCGCGACCGTGTGCTCGGCCGGGTGACCGCGATCGAAGTGCAGCACCCGGAAACCAGCGCCACGCTGGTCGAGCCCGGCCGCATGCTGGACGAAGACACGCTGGACGAGCTGGAGGCGGCGGGTGTCGACGAGATCAAGGTCCGCACCGCGCTGACCTGCGACACGCGCTTCGGCCTGTGCGCCAAGTGCTACGGCCGTGACCTCGGCCGTGGTGGCGTGGTCAACCGCGGCGAAGCCGTCGGTGTGATCGCTGCCCAGTCGATCGGCGAACCCGGCACGCAGCTGACGATGCGCACCTTCCACATCGGTGGTGCGGCGTCGCGTGCGGCGGTGGCCTCGAGCGTAGACGCGAAGTCCGACGGCAACATCGGCTTCAACGCCACGATGCGCTACGTGACCAACGGCAAGGGCGACCTGGTGGTGATCTCGCGTTCCGGCGAAATCATCATCTCCGACCAGCACGGCCGCGAGCGTGAGCGCCACAAGGTGCCGTATGGCGCGGTGCTCAACATCAAGCCCGACCAGGCCATCAAGGCCGGCACGGTGCTCGCCAACTGGGACCCGCTGACCCGACCCATCATCACGGAATTCGCCGGCAAGGCGAAGTTCGAGAACGTGGAAGAGGGCGTGACGGTCGCCAAGCAGGTCGACGAGATCACGGGTCTGTCGACCCTGGTCGTGATCGACCCGAAGCGCCGCGGCTCGACCAAGGTCGTGCGTCCGCAGGTCAAGCTGCTCGACGTGTCGGGCGCCGAAGTGAAGATCCCGGGCACCGACCACTCGGTGACCATCGGCTTCCAGGTCGGTGCGCTGATCCAGATCCGCGACGGCCAAGACCTCGCGCCGGGTGAAGTGCTCGCACGTATCCCGGTCGAAGGCCAGAAGACCCGAGACATCACCGGCGGTCTGCCGCGTGTGGCCGAGCTCTTCGAAGCCCGCACCCCGAAGGACAAGGGCACGCTGGCCGAGATCACCGGCACCGTGTCGTTCGGCAAGGAGACCAAGGGCAAGGTTCGCCTGCAGATCACCGACCCGGAGGGCAAGGTGTTCGAGGAACTCGTGCCGAAGGAAAAGAACATCCTCGTGCACGAAGGCCAGGTGGTGAACAAGGGCGAGTCGATCGTCGACGGTCCGGCCGATCCGCAGGACATCCTGCGCCTGCTGGGCATCGAGGAGCTGGCGCGCTACATCGTCGACGAAGTGCAGGACGTCTACCGTCTGCAGGGCGTGAAGATCAACGACAAGCACATCGAGGTGATCGTTCGCCAGATGCTGCGCCGCGTGCAGATCGTCAACCCGGGCGACAGCCACTACATCGCCAACGAGCAGGTCGAACGTTCGGAGCTGCTGGACACCAACGATCGCCTGCGCGCCGAAGGCAAGCAGATCGCCACGCACGCCGACGTGCTCTTGGGCATCACCAAGGCCTCGCTGTCGACCGACTCGTTCATCTCGGCCGCGTCCTTCCAGGAAACGACCCGCGTGCTCACCGAGGCGGCCATCATGGGCAAGCGCGACGAGCTGCGTGGCCTGAAGGAAAACGTCATCGTGGGCCGTCTGATCCCGGCCGGCACCGGCATGGCCTTCCACGAGGCCCGCAAGGTGAAGGAAGAGCTGGACGACGCCGAGCGCCGTGCGATCGCGCTGGAAGAAGCGGCGGAAGAGATGTCGGCGGTGGACGAAGCGGCTGCGGCCGCTCCGGCGGCCGGTGGCGAAGCTTCCGAATAA